One Gemmatimonadales bacterium genomic window, CCCGCCCTGATCACGACCAGCATCCTGCTCGCCATTGCCCCGGATACCGTCGACACCACCCTACTGCCGCCCGGCCTGGCCGAGACCCGCGCCACCGGCGACCACTACTACGAGATCATCATGCAGTACCTGCTCGAACGGGTCGAACGATCCGCCGAAGCGTCCTGATGCCGGGACACCCGTCCCAAGAGCGGTCACCCCAGCGCACCAGGTCCGCCAGGCGAAGATAACCTAAGCAACCTGATGACAACGGTTTAGATTCCAAGACATCAAGGCACGAACCCTTCATCGGTGGTCCAGGTTACCGGCCCGATCCGGGCTTCGTCCAACCTGCGTTTGATGAATGGACAAACCGATGCGATTGAACGACTTGCTCCGCATTCGTCCCAAGTTGAAACCGCGAACCAGTGGTGTCCGTACGAGTGCCCGTCGACTGTTCGGTTCAACGAAAGGAATGAACGCGATGACGCCCAGGGCCCTCGCCCTTGCGCTGCTACTGCTGGCACCCGCTTCCGGTCTCGGACAGGCCCCACCGTCCTCGCTGACGCTCGAGCAGGCGCTGAGTCAGGCCTCCCGTCACAGCCCGACCTACCGTCAGACGCTGAATGACGCCACCGCGGCGCGCTGGAGTGTGCGCAATGCCTACGCCACGACGATGCTGCCGTCGCTGTCCGTCTCCGGCAGCATGTCGTACACGGGGCCTGGCTCGGCCACCTTCGCGGGCTCCGTCTTCAACCAGTCGTCGCCCACCCTCTCGTCGGGATACGGCATCGACCTGAACTGGCAGTTGTCCGGCAGCACGCTCTCGGCGCCGGGTCAGCAGCGAGCCAACCAGACCGCCATTTCGGAGGACATCGTCGGGGCAGAAGTGTCCCTCCGCTTCGACGTCACCTTCCAGTATCTCACCGCGCTGCAAGCCTCGGCGCAGACCGAGGTGGCGCGCCAGCAAGTGGCCCGGAACGCCGAGTTCCTGACCCTGGCCGAGGCCCGGTTCCAGGTCGGCCAGGCCACCATACTCGACGTCAAGCAGGCGCAGGTTCAGAAGGGCCAGGCCGACATTGCGCTCTTGCGCGCCGAGCAGACCGAGGCCGAGGCCAAGCTCGAACTCTTCCGCCGGATCGGGCTCAACGCGCCGGTGGCGGTCCGCGAGGTGTCGCTCCCCGACTCGTTCCCGGTGACCGCCCCCGCCTGGCAGCTCGACGGCCTGCTGGGCGTGGCAGGTGAGCAGAACCCCCAGATCCGGGCGGCGCGCGCGCGTGAAGGGGCGGCGGCACACGCGGTCCGTGCGCAGCGATCGCGCTATCTGCCCACCTTGAGCTTCCAGGCGGGCTGGCAAGGGTACACCCAGCAGTTCACCAACGACAACGTGCTGCTGACGCAGGCGCTCAGTGGTGCCACCAGTCAGTTCAACAACTGCCAGTTCCAGAACAGCCTGATCACCAGCCTGCCGGGCGGCGGCATCGGCGGTCAGCCGGGCAACGGCACCATCGCCGACTGCCGCGGCTTTGCCGGGCTCGACGCAACCGGCGAGGCCCTGCTCCCCGAAGTCCGCAACGCCATCATCTCGCGCAACAGCGCCTTCCCGTTCAGCTTCACGAGCCAGCCGTTCAGCGCCGGCGTCCGGATTTCGCTGCCGATTTTCGACGGGTTCCAGCGCGACCTCAACATTGCCCAGGCGCGTGCGCAGCGGGACGACCTGCGGGAAGCCGCACGGGCCCGTGAGCTGCAGGTGCGCACCGAGGTGCAGGGGCGCCACCTGGCGGTGGAGACGGCCTTTCGCGCCATCGCCGTCCAGGAAGCCAACCGGGAAGCTGCCCGCGATCAGCGCCAGCTGGCGCAGGATCGCTACCGGCTGGGCGCCGGCAGCGCACTTGACGTCACCGACGCCGAGAACAACGTCCAGCGGGCCGAGGGCGACTACGTCAACGCAGTGTACGACTATCACAAGGCCGTGGCGGCGCTCGAGCTTGCCGTCGGCCGACCACTCCGCTGAGCGCGGGAATCGGAAGCCATGTCGAAGCGCACGAAATGGGGTTTGGCCGCGGTGGTTGTCGTTGCCGCAGCAGCGGTGTTCGCCTTCCAGGCGTCCAAGCGGGATGGGAAAGCCACCGAAGTCCGGCTGGAATCGGTCGAACCTCGCCGTCTGGTGTCGATCGTAACGGCCAGTGGCAAGATCGAGGCGGAAGCCCAGGTGGACATTTCCGCCGACATTACCGGCCGCATCGTGCAGCTCGGCGTCAAGGAAGGCGACCTCGTCAAGAAGGGCCAGTTTCTGGTTCTGATCGATCCGGCCCAGTATGAATCCGCCGTGCGACGGCTCGAGGGCCTGCTGGCCTCGAACCAGGCGGGACTGGTGCAGGCGCAGACCAATCGCGATCAGGCCAAGCGGCAGCTCGACCGCTGGATCGAGATGCGAAAGCTCAACGCCGCCCTGGTTTCGACCGAGCAGGTCGAGCAGGCGCAGCAGCAGTACGACGTGGCCGTCGCGTCGTACAATGCCTCGTCGGCCAACGTCGACCAGGCCCGCGGCTCACTCTCGGAAGCTCGCGATCAGCTGAGCAAGACCCGGATCGTTTCGCCGATCAACGGCCGAGTCGTCCGCCTGCCGGTCGAGGTCGGCGAAGTGGCGGTCCCGGGCACGTTCTCTCGTGAAACCGGCCGACTGATGACGATCGCCGACTTGGGCACCATCCTCGCCAAGGTCCGGGTCGACGAAACCGACATGGTCCGGGTCAGCCTCGGCGACTCGGTCGAGGTGTCGATCGACGCCTTTCCCGACAGCGCGTTCGTCGGGCGCGTCACCAAGATCTCCCACAGCGCCACGGTTGCTGCACAGTCGACGAGCTCTGCTGCGCAGTCGGTCGACTTCGATGTCGAAGTCACCCTCGAAAGCCCCCCGGCCGCCGTCCGACCGGACCTGTCGGCCACCGCGCGGATCGTCACGGATACCCGGGAGGAGGCGCTGTCGATTCCGATCATTGCGTTGACCGTCAGGCAGCACGAAGAGGTGCCCAGCGAGCTCAAGCCGGCGGGGTCCGGCGCCGGCCGATTGCGCGGCCGCGACCGGGAGGGCGTCTTCGTCGTCCGCAACGGGATCGCGATGTTCAAGCCGGTCCGGATCGGCATTACCGGCGAAGAACACTTCGAAGTGCTCGACGGACTGGCTCGGGGCGACTCGATCGTTGCCGGCCCGTTCCAGGCGGTCCGCGACCTCAAGGACTCGACCAGAGTTCGGCCACCGAAGTCAGGGACTCCAGCGGCACCTGTCCCGGCCCGATCGTGAGCGAGAACGTGATTCGGATCGACTCGCTGGTCCGGGAGTACCGGATGGGCGAGGAGCTGGTCCAGGCGCTGCGCGGCGTGACCCTCGAGATTCGTCGCAACGAATACGTGGCCATCATGGGGCCGTCCGGCTCAGGCAAGTCGACCATGATGAACATGCTCGGCTGCCTCGATACGCCCACCTCGGGCGAGTACTGGCTCAACGGCCAGGAAGTGTCGCGAATGACGGACGATGAGCTGGCGCGGGTCCGCAACCGCGAGATCGGCTTCGTCTTTCAGACTTTCAACCTGCTGCCCCGCGCCACCGCACTCGAGAACGTCGAGCTGCCGCTCGTCTATGCCGGGTTGTCGGGCAAGGTCCGTCGCGATCGCGCCCGGGCGGCGCTCGAACGCGTCGGGCTGGGTAACCGGATGGATCATCGCCCCAATGAGATGTCGGGCGGACAGCGGCAGCGGGTCGCGATTGCCCGCGCCCTGGTCAATGAGCCGTCGATCCTGCTGGCCGACGAGCCGACCGGCAACCTCGACAGCGCCACCAGCACAGACGTCATGCGAGTCTTCGGCCTGCTGCACGGGCAGGGCCAGACCATCATCGTGGTGACCCACGAGGCCGACATCGCGGCCCACGCCGAGCGCATCGTCACCCTGCGCGACGGTCGGGTTGCCAGCGATGTCCGCCCCGAGCGAACCGAGGCCGCCTGAGCCATGCCGTTCCTTGAAGCGGTTCGGATGGCGCTGACCACCCTGTGGACTCAGAAGCTGAAGAGCTTCTTCAGTCTGATCGGGGTGCTGATCGGCGTCACCTTCCTGATCGCGGTGGTGTCGATCGTCCAGGGGATGAACGTGTACATGGAGGACGAGTTCGCCAACCGACTGGTCGGACTCAACACCTTCAAGCTGCGCCGGACACCCGACATCAACATGGGCAACATCTCGGACGAGACCTGGCGCGAGTGGTCCCGCCGGCCGCGCATCGACTACGGTGATGCCGACTGGGTCATGGCCAAGCTCAAGACGCCCGCAATCTTTGCCCGCGCCTGCGATGGCGGCACCAACGTGATCGCGGGCGGACGAACCGCCTCCGGCGTGCGCGTGGTTGCTGCGGATCCGCCGATATTCACGATTCGCAACTACGACCTGGCGTCCGGGCGTCCCTTCTCGACCCACGAGGCGAAGCAAGGCTCCCTGGTTGCGGTGATTGGCTTCGAACTCGCCGAGCGCCTCTTTCCCGGCGTCGACCCGCTCGGTCGCTCCGTCACCGTGGGCGGGCTGCCCTATCGCATCATTGGGGTGGTCGAGAAGCAGGGAACGCTGTTCGGCTTCTCGATGGACAACTTCGTGATCACGCCCTTCGAGTCGCCCGCCAACCGGCTGACCTGCCGACTGGGATACATGGACGAGCTGAACGTCCAGACCCCCTCGATCGACCACCTGGTATCAGCCGTGGCCGAAGCCGAAGAGCTGATGCGCATCCGCCGGCGGCTCCGGCCCAACCAGGAGAACAACTTTGCCCTGGAAACCGCCGAGGGCGCCCTCGAAGGATGGCGTCGGATCTCGGCGGTGCTGTTCACCGCTCTTCCGGGCCTGGTGGCGATCTCGCTGGTCGTCGGCGGGATTGTGATCA contains:
- a CDS encoding TolC family protein; translation: MTPRALALALLLLAPASGLGQAPPSSLTLEQALSQASRHSPTYRQTLNDATAARWSVRNAYATTMLPSLSVSGSMSYTGPGSATFAGSVFNQSSPTLSSGYGIDLNWQLSGSTLSAPGQQRANQTAISEDIVGAEVSLRFDVTFQYLTALQASAQTEVARQQVARNAEFLTLAEARFQVGQATILDVKQAQVQKGQADIALLRAEQTEAEAKLELFRRIGLNAPVAVREVSLPDSFPVTAPAWQLDGLLGVAGEQNPQIRAARAREGAAAHAVRAQRSRYLPTLSFQAGWQGYTQQFTNDNVLLTQALSGATSQFNNCQFQNSLITSLPGGGIGGQPGNGTIADCRGFAGLDATGEALLPEVRNAIISRNSAFPFSFTSQPFSAGVRISLPIFDGFQRDLNIAQARAQRDDLREAARARELQVRTEVQGRHLAVETAFRAIAVQEANREAARDQRQLAQDRYRLGAGSALDVTDAENNVQRAEGDYVNAVYDYHKAVAALELAVGRPLR
- a CDS encoding efflux RND transporter periplasmic adaptor subunit translates to MSKRTKWGLAAVVVVAAAAVFAFQASKRDGKATEVRLESVEPRRLVSIVTASGKIEAEAQVDISADITGRIVQLGVKEGDLVKKGQFLVLIDPAQYESAVRRLEGLLASNQAGLVQAQTNRDQAKRQLDRWIEMRKLNAALVSTEQVEQAQQQYDVAVASYNASSANVDQARGSLSEARDQLSKTRIVSPINGRVVRLPVEVGEVAVPGTFSRETGRLMTIADLGTILAKVRVDETDMVRVSLGDSVEVSIDAFPDSAFVGRVTKISHSATVAAQSTSSAAQSVDFDVEVTLESPPAAVRPDLSATARIVTDTREEALSIPIIALTVRQHEEVPSELKPAGSGAGRLRGRDREGVFVVRNGIAMFKPVRIGITGEEHFEVLDGLARGDSIVAGPFQAVRDLKDSTRVRPPKSGTPAAPVPARS
- a CDS encoding ABC transporter ATP-binding protein, whose protein sequence is MIRIDSLVREYRMGEELVQALRGVTLEIRRNEYVAIMGPSGSGKSTMMNMLGCLDTPTSGEYWLNGQEVSRMTDDELARVRNREIGFVFQTFNLLPRATALENVELPLVYAGLSGKVRRDRARAALERVGLGNRMDHRPNEMSGGQRQRVAIARALVNEPSILLADEPTGNLDSATSTDVMRVFGLLHGQGQTIIVVTHEADIAAHAERIVTLRDGRVASDVRPERTEAA
- a CDS encoding ABC transporter permease codes for the protein MPFLEAVRMALTTLWTQKLKSFFSLIGVLIGVTFLIAVVSIVQGMNVYMEDEFANRLVGLNTFKLRRTPDINMGNISDETWREWSRRPRIDYGDADWVMAKLKTPAIFARACDGGTNVIAGGRTASGVRVVAADPPIFTIRNYDLASGRPFSTHEAKQGSLVAVIGFELAERLFPGVDPLGRSVTVGGLPYRIIGVVEKQGTLFGFSMDNFVITPFESPANRLTCRLGYMDELNVQTPSIDHLVSAVAEAEELMRIRRRLRPNQENNFALETAEGALEGWRRISAVLFTALPGLVAISLVVGGIVIMNIMLMAVSERTREIGIRKALGAKRRDILAQFIIESATISTVGASIGIGLGILLAYVVKATTPLPASVAPWSIGVGVFVGVFVGMVAGVYPASRASKLDPIQALRSE